A section of the candidate division KSB1 bacterium genome encodes:
- a CDS encoding sulfide-dependent adenosine diphosphate thiazole synthase has product MEIRETLVSEAIIRTYEERLLAALDSTVAVVGGGPAGLMAAIRLASKGIKTTLFERRLSLGGGMWGGGIGRNVIVVQEQARRILDELGIKSMPYASGYYVADSIEAVCKLGAAAKDAGAEILTLFSVEDVMAKEGQIRGLVITRTPIEEAGLHVDPIAVSCTYIVDATGHAAEVAHIVGKKVGPLRTASGTPQGEKAMAAAAGEQFVVEQAGEVYPNVYVAGMAVGAVFGGPRMGPIFGGMLLSGERVAQLIAARLS; this is encoded by the coding sequence GTGGAGATCAGAGAGACGCTGGTGAGCGAAGCAATCATCCGCACCTACGAGGAGCGGCTGCTCGCGGCCCTGGACAGCACCGTGGCCGTGGTAGGCGGCGGGCCGGCAGGCCTCATGGCAGCCATCCGCCTGGCAAGCAAGGGCATCAAGACCACGCTCTTCGAGCGACGCCTCAGTTTGGGCGGAGGGATGTGGGGAGGAGGCATCGGGCGCAACGTCATCGTCGTGCAGGAGCAAGCCAGGCGCATCTTGGACGAGCTGGGCATAAAAAGCATGCCGTATGCTTCGGGCTATTATGTGGCCGATTCCATAGAGGCGGTGTGCAAATTGGGAGCCGCTGCCAAAGATGCCGGCGCTGAAATTCTCACGCTCTTCAGCGTCGAGGATGTAATGGCAAAGGAAGGACAGATTCGCGGCTTGGTCATCACGCGCACGCCCATCGAGGAGGCAGGGCTCCATGTGGACCCCATCGCCGTCAGTTGCACATACATCGTCGATGCCACCGGCCATGCGGCAGAGGTGGCCCACATTGTGGGCAAAAAGGTGGGGCCGCTGCGGACCGCCAGCGGTACACCCCAAGGGGAAAAGGCCATGGCTGCTGCTGCGGGCGAGCAGTTTGTCGTCGAGCAGGCCGGCGAAGTGTATCCCAATGTCTACGTCGCAGGCATGGCGGTCGGGGCGGTGTTCGGCGGGCCACGCATGGGCCCCATCTTCGGCGGCATGCTCTTGAGCGGCGAGCGGGTTGCCCAGCTGATCGCCGCCCGACTGAGCTGA
- a CDS encoding DNA topoisomerase I, producing the protein MQELMHNGVVVSEPPHYGGLKLKVRGQEVELSPKQAEMAIAWARKQGTPYVEDPVFVRNFLRDFSAALGFEPPLRPDELDFTPAVEIVEAERQAKLAMSKEERKAQAAERKARREQLKERFGYAIVDGERVELGTYLVEPSCIFMGRGKHPLRGRWKEGPQQSDITLNLSPNAPRPEGNWQGIVWDPDSLWVARWKDKLSGKMKYIWLHDTAPVKQAREASKFDKAHELGAVLEHVRSRIAQDLTSPEPRTREVATACYLIDALCMRVGDEKDPDEADTVGATTLRPEHVKLHPDGVAEFRFLGKDSVLWHKKLSLPPAVVANLQELVRNARPSNNRNRKKHPTRDKPRLFPGISSRHVNEYLSGILPGLTAKVFRTHHATCAVRESLENSGVVPEDPEYKKWQAAAQANLEAAILCNHTKKAPANWSERREKFRERERRAEERVKKYRAQVQALQAALTALKREAAQKVKAARPEKRKQVRERVAKSVARAEARLAAARQRLQKAEHALGALQARMAIAAKNRTWNLGTSLKSYIEPRVYYHWGKRVGYEVLGKYYPKTLARKFAWVRNEDAAPVEVTEDPAADEAGQR; encoded by the coding sequence TTGCAGGAGTTGATGCACAATGGGGTTGTGGTGTCTGAACCACCGCACTATGGGGGACTGAAGCTGAAGGTGCGGGGGCAGGAGGTGGAGCTTTCCCCAAAGCAAGCAGAGATGGCCATTGCCTGGGCGCGCAAGCAGGGCACTCCTTATGTCGAAGACCCGGTATTCGTGCGAAATTTTCTCAGAGACTTCAGCGCCGCGCTTGGCTTCGAGCCTCCATTGCGACCGGACGAGCTGGACTTTACCCCTGCGGTGGAGATCGTCGAGGCGGAGAGGCAAGCAAAGCTGGCCATGTCCAAGGAGGAACGCAAGGCGCAGGCAGCCGAGCGGAAAGCACGACGTGAGCAGCTCAAGGAACGCTTCGGCTATGCCATTGTGGACGGCGAGCGTGTAGAACTCGGCACCTACCTTGTGGAGCCCAGCTGTATTTTTATGGGGAGGGGCAAGCATCCGCTGCGCGGCCGGTGGAAGGAAGGGCCCCAGCAAAGTGACATTACGCTGAACCTGAGCCCGAATGCGCCCCGTCCTGAGGGGAACTGGCAAGGGATCGTCTGGGATCCGGACTCGCTCTGGGTGGCGAGGTGGAAGGACAAGCTTTCCGGGAAGATGAAGTACATCTGGCTCCACGACACGGCGCCGGTCAAGCAGGCCAGGGAGGCGAGCAAGTTCGACAAGGCGCACGAGCTTGGCGCAGTGCTGGAGCACGTGCGGAGCCGCATCGCACAAGACCTCACTAGCCCGGAGCCGCGCACCCGCGAGGTGGCCACTGCCTGCTACCTCATCGACGCGCTGTGCATGCGCGTGGGCGACGAAAAGGACCCGGACGAGGCTGACACCGTGGGCGCGACGACCCTGCGTCCCGAACACGTGAAGCTGCACCCCGACGGCGTGGCGGAGTTTCGCTTCTTAGGCAAGGACTCGGTGCTCTGGCACAAGAAGCTGTCGCTGCCTCCGGCCGTGGTGGCCAATTTGCAGGAGTTGGTGCGCAATGCCCGGCCCTCCAATAACCGCAACCGCAAGAAGCACCCCACCCGAGACAAGCCGCGGCTATTCCCGGGCATTAGTAGCCGACATGTGAACGAGTACCTCTCCGGCATCCTGCCTGGGCTCACTGCAAAGGTGTTCCGTACCCATCACGCCACGTGCGCCGTGCGCGAGAGCTTGGAGAATTCCGGGGTCGTTCCAGAGGACCCAGAGTACAAGAAATGGCAGGCTGCCGCCCAGGCAAATCTGGAAGCGGCAATCCTCTGCAATCACACGAAGAAAGCCCCTGCCAACTGGAGCGAACGTCGAGAAAAGTTCAGAGAGCGCGAGAGGCGCGCCGAGGAACGCGTGAAGAAGTACCGCGCCCAGGTCCAGGCCCTGCAGGCAGCCTTGACCGCCTTGAAAAGGGAGGCCGCGCAGAAGGTGAAGGCGGCGCGGCCTGAAAAGCGCAAGCAAGTTAGGGAGCGGGTCGCAAAATCGGTGGCGCGTGCGGAAGCCCGGCTGGCAGCGGCACGGCAGCGCCTGCAGAAGGCCGAGCACGCCCTGGGTGCCCTGCAGGCGCGCATGGCGATCGCTGCCAAGAACCGCACCTGGAACTTGGGCACCAGCCTAAAGTCCTACATCGAACCCCGCGTCTACTACCATTGGGGCAAGCGCGTTGGCTACGAGGTGCTGGGCAAATACTACCCCAAGACCTTAGCGCGCAAGTTCGCCTGGGTGCGCAACGAGGATGCGGCGCCGGTAGAGGTCACTGAGGACCCCGCGGCAGACGAAGCAGGGCAAAGGTAG
- a CDS encoding MotA/TolQ/ExbB proton channel family protein: MTGVFHTLAKGGLTMIPLALCSVLALAVVIQKSLVLRRKRVLVPEIVGWIENLRGPEERAYGLELCHTVKGPFATLVAAVLENRHLERAEAKELIADVGRQQARVLERGLVILETVAGVAPLLGLFGTVIGMIKVFDIISRIGVGQASALSGGISEALITTAAGLSIGIPSLVFYNYFASKAEDLVLDMEKYSSTLLQKVTVPGSHESRGDNALS; encoded by the coding sequence GTGACGGGCGTGTTCCACACCCTGGCCAAGGGTGGGCTCACCATGATCCCCTTGGCGCTGTGCTCGGTGCTGGCCTTGGCCGTGGTCATCCAGAAGAGCTTGGTTCTCAGGCGCAAGCGCGTCCTCGTCCCCGAGATTGTAGGATGGATTGAGAACCTGCGCGGGCCGGAAGAGAGGGCATATGGCTTGGAGCTGTGTCACACTGTCAAAGGGCCCTTCGCCACGCTGGTGGCCGCAGTGCTAGAGAACCGGCACCTGGAGCGGGCGGAGGCGAAAGAGCTGATCGCCGACGTCGGCAGGCAGCAGGCGCGCGTGTTGGAGCGCGGGCTGGTCATCCTGGAGACGGTGGCCGGCGTCGCGCCACTGCTGGGACTGTTCGGCACCGTGATCGGGATGATCAAGGTCTTCGACATCATCTCGCGCATCGGTGTAGGCCAGGCGAGCGCCCTTTCTGGAGGCATCTCCGAGGCGCTCATCACCACTGCGGCTGGGCTGTCCATCGGCATACCATCGCTGGTCTTTTACAACTACTTCGCCTCCAAGGCGGAAGATCTCGTCTTGGACATGGAGAAATACTCAAGCACCCTCCTTCAGAAGGTGACTGTGCCGGGAAGCCACGAGTCCAGGGGGGACAATGCGCTTTCGTGA
- a CDS encoding tetratricopeptide repeat protein — MKRPQDKLCRLMLLVVALSCLAAASKGQGQVPASDEQRSFATAKGLFGDGLYDLAAGELQKFLRTYPQSDRVPEARYLLAESYFQQGEYSRAINEYTALAAQFPATQFRSRSMLRTGQAHYHKGEYRQAERNLRALLERSPDEKLAAEGRYWLGETLYKLQQPENALEQYGRAYAAYPQGDLAPYALYSIGWVQEERGQWNSATKAYQKLAREYPKHELAAVARFRLGFVAFAKGEYQQAVDNFSAALGDHPTHKLAGQARVTVADALARLGRPREAVAAFSALLDPAVGGDMVDRAYYGLGLVHYEQKAFAQAEEAFRHIVTQLPQSPLLPAAAFQAGKCGQAVGDTAEARRLFRLVADAHPASDYAARALFEMATLDFFGQKVASAREQYQRIVTSFPGSPVAADAWYMVGECYLGEGQSARALQAYQEAVAFSASPMLKARARLKIGWVQHHLGRHLEAAASLDSVLAAPGDSELAQEALFWKAEAVYAAGDYVQAGSLYRRLLAEYPNGKHTAEALYGSAWATLKLGQYAEAARQFERAFAAAPPGAMRCDAKLRQGDAHFNLKDYAAAIRTYSWVADQCPQAQVAAEAQLQVGHCYYRSEDLPAAVAAFDRVVRQWPESTAAPEAQFMIGKAQFRAGDYQQAIASFQLLATRFPKSQWVEEAAYAVGDCYYNEGRYDEAIGQYQSLIECFPQSRFVDDAVSGIQWALVQQGKSEEAIAVADTYLRKVKDPAAAAAIQFRKAELYYNMKNYAAAAAEFAALRARFPASEQAQESWYWVGLSHHQRGDETAAMQAMQQQWTEFPQSARAPEALYRVAEWQLAKGNSAAAMENLEKLIEAFPNSPFAAQAATQIGYCHLQAGDYQAAQTQLEEAKKRFAGGDGEARATVGLANVYIALKRYPNALRELERVPGLAATATVAAEAQYLTGECYLRMGSPTQAATEFLKVKYLYPGEREWVAKAIFGAAEAYERLGRYQDARKLYQELITAHADHPLVPKANERLEALLKR, encoded by the coding sequence ATGAAAAGACCGCAAGACAAATTGTGTCGCCTGATGCTTCTTGTCGTGGCCTTGTCGTGTCTGGCTGCGGCCTCCAAGGGCCAAGGTCAGGTGCCTGCATCTGACGAGCAAAGGTCTTTTGCCACGGCCAAGGGGCTTTTTGGCGACGGCTTGTACGATTTGGCCGCCGGCGAGTTGCAGAAGTTTCTGCGCACTTACCCACAGAGCGATCGCGTGCCTGAGGCACGCTACCTCCTGGCCGAGTCGTACTTCCAGCAGGGCGAATACTCCCGCGCCATCAACGAGTACACGGCTCTTGCTGCTCAGTTCCCCGCCACGCAGTTCCGCTCGCGGAGCATGCTCCGCACAGGGCAGGCCCATTACCACAAAGGCGAGTATAGGCAGGCTGAGCGAAACTTGCGTGCCCTTCTGGAACGCTCCCCGGATGAGAAGCTGGCCGCCGAAGGCCGGTATTGGCTGGGCGAGACGCTCTATAAGCTGCAGCAGCCGGAAAACGCTCTCGAACAGTACGGCCGTGCCTACGCAGCCTATCCCCAGGGAGACCTGGCTCCCTATGCCCTCTATTCAATCGGCTGGGTGCAGGAAGAGCGTGGGCAGTGGAATAGCGCGACGAAGGCCTACCAGAAGCTGGCGCGTGAATATCCCAAGCATGAGTTAGCGGCCGTGGCGCGCTTTCGCTTAGGCTTCGTGGCGTTTGCTAAAGGCGAGTATCAGCAGGCCGTAGACAATTTCTCGGCAGCGCTCGGTGACCACCCCACGCACAAACTTGCCGGTCAGGCGCGTGTAACGGTTGCCGATGCTCTGGCGCGCCTGGGACGACCCCGTGAGGCAGTGGCCGCGTTTTCGGCGCTCCTTGACCCAGCAGTGGGCGGCGATATGGTCGACCGTGCCTACTACGGCCTGGGTTTGGTGCACTATGAGCAAAAGGCCTTTGCCCAGGCTGAGGAAGCATTCCGGCACATTGTCACTCAACTACCGCAAAGCCCGTTGCTCCCGGCTGCTGCTTTTCAGGCTGGAAAATGTGGCCAGGCGGTGGGGGACACAGCCGAGGCGAGGAGGCTCTTCCGGCTTGTTGCCGACGCGCACCCGGCCAGTGACTATGCAGCCCGGGCGCTGTTTGAGATGGCCACCCTCGACTTTTTTGGCCAGAAGGTAGCGTCGGCCAGGGAGCAATATCAGCGCATCGTCACCTCGTTTCCTGGCTCTCCTGTGGCGGCGGACGCATGGTACATGGTGGGCGAGTGCTATCTTGGCGAGGGCCAATCAGCTCGGGCGCTTCAGGCCTACCAGGAGGCCGTTGCCTTTTCCGCCAGCCCCATGCTCAAGGCGCGAGCGCGCCTGAAAATCGGATGGGTGCAACATCATCTGGGCCGCCATCTGGAAGCTGCGGCCTCTTTGGATTCAGTTCTCGCCGCCCCTGGGGATTCCGAACTGGCCCAGGAGGCGCTGTTTTGGAAGGCCGAGGCGGTGTACGCAGCCGGGGACTATGTGCAGGCGGGGTCCCTGTATCGCAGGCTGCTTGCCGAGTATCCCAACGGAAAGCACACAGCCGAAGCGTTGTACGGTAGCGCTTGGGCGACCCTCAAGTTGGGACAGTACGCCGAAGCGGCCCGGCAGTTCGAACGTGCCTTTGCGGCTGCGCCGCCAGGTGCGATGCGCTGCGATGCCAAACTGCGTCAGGGCGACGCTCATTTCAACCTCAAGGACTATGCTGCGGCAATCCGTACCTATTCCTGGGTGGCTGACCAATGTCCCCAGGCCCAGGTGGCGGCCGAGGCACAGCTGCAAGTGGGGCACTGCTACTATCGCAGCGAGGATTTGCCTGCAGCCGTGGCTGCCTTCGACCGCGTGGTGAGGCAGTGGCCAGAGAGCACAGCGGCCCCAGAGGCGCAGTTCATGATTGGCAAGGCCCAATTCCGTGCCGGCGACTACCAGCAGGCCATCGCCTCGTTTCAACTGCTGGCAACGCGCTTCCCGAAGAGCCAGTGGGTCGAGGAGGCGGCGTACGCCGTGGGCGACTGCTACTACAATGAGGGCCGTTACGACGAGGCGATAGGCCAGTACCAGAGCCTCATCGAGTGTTTCCCCCAGAGCCGCTTTGTGGACGATGCCGTGAGCGGCATCCAGTGGGCGCTGGTGCAGCAGGGCAAATCCGAGGAAGCAATAGCGGTGGCCGACACTTACCTGCGGAAGGTCAAAGACCCTGCTGCCGCAGCCGCCATCCAGTTTCGCAAAGCGGAGCTGTACTACAACATGAAGAACTATGCCGCAGCCGCAGCGGAGTTCGCCGCGCTGCGCGCGCGATTCCCGGCGTCGGAACAGGCACAAGAAAGCTGGTATTGGGTGGGGTTGAGCCACCACCAGCGTGGTGACGAAACGGCGGCTATGCAAGCAATGCAGCAGCAGTGGACGGAGTTCCCCCAGAGCGCTCGCGCGCCCGAGGCACTGTATCGCGTCGCCGAGTGGCAGCTGGCCAAGGGAAACTCCGCCGCGGCCATGGAGAACCTCGAGAAGTTGATCGAGGCCTTTCCCAACAGCCCTTTCGCGGCGCAGGCGGCGACCCAGATTGGGTACTGCCACCTTCAGGCTGGCGACTATCAGGCTGCGCAGACCCAGCTGGAGGAAGCGAAGAAACGGTTTGCAGGTGGTGACGGCGAGGCGCGCGCCACAGTGGGATTGGCCAACGTCTACATAGCGCTCAAGCGCTATCCTAATGCGTTGCGAGAACTGGAAAGGGTACCAGGCCTGGCCGCCACGGCCACCGTCGCCGCGGAGGCGCAGTACCTGACCGGGGAGTGCTACCTGCGCATGGGGAGCCC
- a CDS encoding acyl-CoA dehydratase activase, which produces MAESPTVYLGIDIGTASVKLAALVEGTDAALTAEMERHGFSRLREGSLLLFLSPARPTLGELAQVATTVRQEVESFLPAGSLKGVALTGCGAHLLAADWQASVLNDFRAIAEGVTALFPDVRTILEMGGDSSRYLAVERQSQGSAVSIVDYAQNGECAAGTGSFIDQQARRLLYRVEQIGELVATARRAAAIAGRCSVFAKSDMIHAQQRGFQPPEVLKGLCQAVARNYKGTIIHGRPLRPRVAFVGGVALNAGVAEALRQALGIDHGAFFVPPFAAHYAAIGCAIAARRADKSPGRRFPSARSSAPEGAYPPLSREGVQTMRHLAAGMPPAKESGTIAAYLGLDIGSVSTNLALIDEQSALLMDIYTKTNARPIEVVAECLTEVSKRLGQRVRIRGLGTTGSGRELIGELLAADTIVDEITAHTVGAHFVATRHGLPAPDTIFEIGGQDSKFISIRDGVVVDFAMNEACAAGTGSFLEEQGERLGINIVGQFAELAFAAHHPLRLGERCTVFMEKDVAAYLRHAVAKADIAAGLAYAVAHNYLNRVVRHRLIGEVIFFQGGTAYNDAVAAALARAVGKPIIVPPFNGVIGAIGAALLARDKVLATGIASRFRGLDFRPSALRVRQFTCKGCTNYCQMQEYDVAGEKSYWGDKCTERYRKPRRAEREPELPDFFALRQQLLFEGAAEPDGGGPNVGVPLAMYFYDQLPFWRTYLQMLGAHVTLSAPTTRPVAERGEELAVAEPCFPILVAHGHVAALFDAGADLVLLPTVINVQATSDSPECYLCPWGQTLPLVVTNAPAFEELEGRMLRPVIRFKDGPEAVKRALHATARRLGCSKQRSDKAVEAAYRAQAAFQRRYLQAAMPLIRRHLDKGGSAILLLGRPYNLHDPALNLAVANKLRTLYGVDVIPMDALHLDGITIADIHPNMFWNYGQKILRAARFAAGYAHLHVIYVTNFKCGPDSYIKHFVAKAANKPALFLQFDGHSNDAGMLTRCEAFLDSVGMLRRWRAHGKPESRRGAWQAVTASQ; this is translated from the coding sequence ATGGCAGAGTCTCCCACAGTCTACTTGGGCATTGACATCGGCACGGCCAGCGTCAAACTCGCTGCGCTCGTGGAAGGGACAGACGCCGCCTTGACGGCGGAGATGGAGCGGCACGGGTTCAGCCGCCTTCGCGAGGGCAGCCTCCTTCTATTCCTCTCTCCTGCCCGCCCGACTCTTGGGGAGCTCGCCCAGGTCGCCACGACAGTTCGGCAAGAGGTAGAATCGTTCCTGCCAGCAGGATCATTGAAGGGAGTAGCGCTGACCGGTTGTGGGGCACATCTGTTGGCGGCGGATTGGCAGGCCAGCGTGCTCAACGACTTTCGCGCCATTGCCGAGGGGGTCACCGCGCTTTTCCCCGACGTCCGCACCATTTTGGAAATGGGCGGCGACTCTTCCCGCTACCTGGCAGTGGAGCGCCAGTCTCAGGGAAGCGCGGTCTCGATTGTCGATTATGCCCAGAACGGTGAGTGCGCCGCTGGCACGGGCTCGTTCATCGACCAACAGGCGCGGCGCCTCCTTTACCGCGTGGAGCAGATTGGCGAACTGGTGGCTACGGCCCGGCGCGCTGCCGCCATCGCCGGCCGCTGTTCGGTCTTTGCCAAGTCCGACATGATCCACGCCCAACAGCGCGGCTTCCAGCCACCGGAAGTGCTCAAGGGCCTGTGTCAGGCAGTGGCACGCAACTACAAGGGCACCATCATCCACGGGCGGCCTTTGCGGCCGAGGGTTGCCTTTGTCGGCGGGGTAGCCCTCAACGCAGGGGTGGCGGAGGCACTCCGCCAGGCGCTGGGGATTGACCATGGAGCCTTTTTCGTCCCCCCGTTTGCGGCGCACTATGCCGCCATCGGCTGTGCCATCGCCGCGCGGCGCGCCGACAAGAGTCCAGGGCGTCGCTTTCCTTCCGCTCGCTCCTCTGCGCCTGAGGGCGCCTACCCTCCTCTGTCGCGAGAGGGCGTCCAGACGATGCGTCATTTAGCAGCGGGCATGCCTCCAGCCAAAGAGTCCGGAACGATTGCCGCCTACCTTGGTCTGGACATCGGCTCGGTGAGCACCAATCTGGCCCTCATCGATGAGCAGAGCGCCCTCTTGATGGACATTTACACCAAGACCAATGCCCGCCCCATCGAAGTGGTGGCGGAGTGTCTGACCGAGGTTAGCAAGCGGCTCGGCCAGCGCGTCCGCATCCGCGGGCTCGGTACTACCGGCTCGGGCCGCGAACTCATCGGCGAGCTCCTCGCTGCGGACACCATCGTGGACGAGATCACTGCGCACACGGTGGGCGCTCACTTTGTCGCCACCCGGCACGGCCTGCCCGCTCCTGACACCATCTTCGAGATCGGCGGCCAGGACTCCAAGTTCATCTCCATCCGCGACGGCGTGGTTGTGGACTTTGCCATGAACGAGGCCTGCGCTGCCGGCACTGGTTCTTTCCTCGAGGAGCAGGGCGAGCGCCTGGGGATCAACATCGTTGGGCAGTTTGCCGAGTTGGCCTTTGCGGCTCACCATCCGCTTCGCCTCGGGGAACGGTGCACCGTGTTCATGGAAAAGGATGTGGCCGCATACCTCCGCCATGCGGTGGCCAAGGCCGACATTGCCGCTGGCCTTGCCTATGCTGTGGCGCACAACTACCTGAACCGCGTGGTGCGCCATCGCCTCATCGGCGAGGTGATATTCTTCCAAGGCGGGACGGCCTACAACGACGCGGTTGCCGCGGCCCTTGCGCGGGCGGTAGGCAAGCCAATCATCGTACCGCCCTTCAACGGCGTGATCGGCGCCATCGGCGCGGCACTTTTGGCTCGGGATAAGGTGCTTGCCACCGGCATCGCCAGCCGCTTCCGCGGTCTCGACTTTCGCCCAAGCGCGCTGCGCGTGCGGCAGTTCACCTGCAAAGGTTGCACCAACTACTGCCAGATGCAAGAGTATGATGTCGCAGGCGAAAAGAGCTATTGGGGCGACAAGTGTACGGAGCGCTACCGCAAGCCCCGCAGGGCGGAGCGGGAGCCGGAGTTGCCCGACTTTTTCGCGCTGCGCCAGCAGCTGCTCTTTGAAGGGGCAGCCGAACCCGACGGCGGCGGCCCAAACGTCGGCGTGCCGCTCGCCATGTACTTCTACGACCAGCTGCCCTTCTGGCGCACCTACTTGCAAATGCTCGGCGCCCATGTGACTCTGTCGGCGCCGACAACGCGCCCAGTGGCTGAGCGGGGCGAAGAGCTTGCCGTGGCCGAGCCCTGCTTCCCAATTCTGGTGGCACATGGCCACGTGGCCGCCTTGTTCGACGCAGGGGCCGACCTGGTTCTGCTGCCCACGGTCATCAATGTCCAGGCAACGTCCGACTCGCCCGAGTGCTACCTCTGCCCGTGGGGTCAGACCCTGCCCCTGGTAGTGACCAATGCCCCGGCGTTCGAGGAGCTGGAAGGGCGCATGCTGCGGCCGGTGATCAGATTCAAGGATGGGCCGGAGGCGGTCAAGCGCGCCTTGCATGCCACCGCGCGCCGCCTCGGCTGCTCCAAGCAGCGCAGCGACAAGGCGGTGGAGGCTGCCTATCGCGCGCAGGCGGCTTTCCAACGCCGCTATCTGCAAGCGGCCATGCCCCTGATCAGGCGGCATTTGGACAAGGGGGGAAGTGCGATCCTTCTCTTGGGGCGGCCCTACAACCTGCACGATCCCGCCCTCAACTTGGCGGTGGCGAACAAGCTGCGCACCCTCTACGGCGTCGATGTGATCCCCATGGATGCTTTGCACCTGGACGGGATTACGATCGCCGACATCCACCCGAACATGTTTTGGAACTATGGGCAAAAGATACTGCGGGCTGCCCGTTTCGCCGCAGGCTATGCCCATCTCCACGTCATCTATGTGACAAATTTCAAGTGCGGCCCGGATTCCTACATCAAGCACTTTGTAGCAAAGGCAGCGAACAAGCCGGCACTGTTCCTGCAGTTCGACGGGCACAGCAATGACGCCGGCATGCTCACCCGCTGCGAGGCCTTCTTGGATAGTGTTGGTATGCTGCGGCGCTGGCGGGCCCACGGAAAACCAGAGTCGAGGCGAGGGGCATGGCAAGCCGTGACGGCAAGTCAATAG
- a CDS encoding biopolymer transporter ExbD — translation MRFRERPRRRVLINITSLIDVLFLLLIFFMVSSTFLEQPGMKLDLPAAKSFEVEEHKELVVHISPQGEIFLGEQQVALDTLKARLELQVAVDRERPLVLRADKDAAHGRVVEVMDVAKQTGVRKIVIATRVPELNRERERR, via the coding sequence ATGCGCTTTCGTGAACGTCCCCGGCGCAGAGTGCTCATCAACATCACCTCCCTCATTGACGTGCTCTTCTTGCTGCTCATCTTTTTCATGGTGTCCTCGACCTTCCTCGAGCAACCGGGAATGAAGTTAGACCTCCCGGCGGCCAAATCTTTCGAGGTGGAGGAGCACAAGGAGCTCGTGGTGCACATTTCCCCGCAGGGCGAGATCTTCTTAGGCGAACAGCAGGTGGCGCTGGACACGCTCAAGGCCCGCCTGGAGCTCCAGGTGGCCGTGGACCGAGAGCGACCGCTGGTACTGCGTGCCGACAAAGACGCGGCTCACGGGCGGGTCGTGGAGGTGATGGATGTGGCCAAGCAGACCGGGGTGCGCAAGATCGTGATTGCCACAAGGGTGCCCGAGCTGAACAGGGAGCGGGAGCGGAGATAG
- a CDS encoding pyridoxal phosphate-dependent aminotransferase: protein MSRGVQLAKRVGRVRPSGIRKIFEIACHQKELLNLSIGEPDFDVPPAVKAEAIKWMERGYNKYTPTRGIPELREAVCGYLRARGVEVEEVLITTGATAGLLLAMMALVDEGDEVLIPDPYFVAYCNVVRLLGGVPRLIDTYPDFRLREEAIIAQLSERTKILLLNTPNNPTGAVYSRQELQMVARLAQEHGLVVISDEVYDRFVYDGRQFTSMGEVLPQALVVNSFSKTGGMTGWRVGYATGPAPVIEAMSMLQQYSYVCVNSPAQKAALVALEVDLSEHLRRCQRKRDLVYAELGKHYSVPRPEGAFYIFPEAPGGDGDAFVRRAIERGVLVVPGSEFSARRSHFRISFAVDEEVLHRALAIFAEMAQEER from the coding sequence GTGAGCAGAGGCGTGCAGCTTGCCAAGCGGGTGGGAAGGGTGCGTCCTTCTGGGATTCGCAAGATTTTCGAAATTGCCTGCCACCAAAAGGAGCTTCTCAATCTCTCCATCGGCGAGCCAGACTTTGACGTGCCGCCGGCAGTGAAGGCCGAGGCAATCAAGTGGATGGAGAGGGGCTACAACAAGTACACACCCACCCGCGGCATCCCTGAGCTGCGCGAGGCTGTATGTGGCTATCTGCGTGCCCGAGGTGTCGAGGTGGAGGAGGTGCTCATCACCACCGGGGCCACCGCCGGCCTGTTGCTGGCCATGATGGCTCTGGTGGATGAGGGTGACGAGGTGCTGATTCCAGATCCCTACTTTGTCGCCTACTGCAACGTGGTGCGCCTGCTGGGGGGCGTTCCCCGGCTCATCGACACCTACCCGGACTTTCGGCTGCGCGAGGAGGCGATTATCGCGCAGCTGTCTGAACGGACGAAGATCCTCCTCCTCAATACGCCGAACAACCCCACCGGCGCAGTCTATTCTCGCCAGGAACTCCAGATGGTCGCCCGTCTTGCCCAGGAGCACGGCCTTGTGGTGATATCGGATGAAGTCTATGATCGCTTTGTCTACGATGGTCGGCAGTTCACCAGCATGGGCGAGGTGTTGCCCCAGGCGCTTGTGGTCAATAGCTTTTCCAAGACGGGGGGGATGACCGGTTGGCGCGTTGGCTACGCCACGGGGCCGGCCCCGGTCATCGAGGCCATGTCCATGCTGCAGCAGTACTCTTACGTGTGCGTTAACTCGCCCGCGCAAAAGGCCGCGCTTGTCGCCTTAGAGGTGGACCTGTCCGAGCACCTGAGGCGCTGCCAGCGCAAGCGGGACCTCGTCTATGCCGAGCTGGGCAAGCACTACTCCGTGCCGCGGCCAGAAGGCGCGTTCTACATCTTTCCCGAGGCGCCAGGGGGCGACGGCGACGCCTTTGTGCGCCGCGCCATCGAACGAGGTGTCCTGGTCGTGCCCGGCAGCGAGTTTTCCGCGCGCCGCAGCCACTTTCGCATCTCCTTTGCCGTGGACGAAGAGGTGCTGCACCGGGCGCTGGCAATCTTCGCCGAAATGGCGCAAGAGGAGCGCTGA